The Natrinema versiforme genome segment AACTCGGTGTTCGGTGTGTGGCCGATGGCGTAGAACACGCCGCCGACATCGACGGACTCTCGGTCGACGTCGACGCCGGTCGCGGCCTTCTTCGCGGGATAGCCGTCGGGATGCGAGACGAGCGTCGCGCTGGTGACGCCCTCCTCCTGCGAGCCGTGTATCGCCTCGAGTTCCGTGTTCCAGCGGAACTCGATAGTTTCGTTGTCGCGGGCGCGGTCGGCCATGATCTCGGAGGCGCGCAGTTCCTCGCGACGGTGAACGATTGTCACATTATTGGCGAACTTCGCGAGGAAGAGCGCCTCTTCCATCGCCGAATCGCCGCCGCCGATCACGAGGACGTCGTCACCGCGGTGGAATGCGCCGTCGCAGGTCGCACACGTGGAGAGTCCGTAGCCCATCAGTTCGTCTTCGTTCTCGGCGCCGACCCAGCGAGCGCTCGCGCCGCTCGCGACGATCAGCGCACGCGTTTGCAACGTGTCGCCGTTCGAGAGTTCGAGTTCGAACGGCCGCTCTGCGAGCATCGCGTTTTCGACAGTGCCGTGGGTGAACTCAGCGCCGAAGCGCTCGGCCTGATCCTTCCCGTTTTGAATCAGCTCCATCCCGCCGACGCCCTCAGGGAAGCCGAGGTAGTTCTCGACGTCGGTCGTCAGCGTCAGTTGGCCGCCCGGTTCGGGTCCTTCGAGCACCAACGGCTCGAGGTCGGCCCGCGCGGCGTAGACGGCCGCGGAGAGGCCGGCGACGCCGGAACCGACGATCACTACGTTGCGAACATCCGCGATCGTGTCTGTTTCCTCGTTCATTCGGTGTATCTCTCGATCAGGCTACGGAGTCGGTCTTCCGGCAGCGCGCCGGACTGCTGTTCGACCTGCTCGCCGTCAGCGAAGAGGGCTAGCGTTGGCACACCCCGAACGCCGAACGAGCCCGCGAGTTGCTGGTGTTCGTCGACGTCGACCTTGGCGATCACGGCCTCGGTCGTGTCCGCGAGCTGCTCGAGGACGGGATTGAGCATCTGACAGGGGCCACACCAGTCGGCGTAGAAGTCCACGAGAACGACATCGTGCGCCGTTGTGACGTCCTCGAGGTGGCTTCTCCCCTCGATGTAGATCGGTTCGTCGAGCGATTCTCCGGAGGCACCGCGTGCATCAGTTGCCATCACCACTACGTATGGACTGATAGTGTTTAAAGGTTTTGTGAGAATTGTACAATATATGGGCCATAGTAGAGGCTGTCTTCATTCTTCACACTACGACGAATGAACCGATCCGTGGACCGCGCTAAGTAGAGGTTCGGTGAGGATGATTGAAGAGACGTGACAACGCTTTCGTCGGTCGAACCGTCCCGATCGGTTTTGCACAGTAACCTAACAACCGCTCATTCGACAGAGTCGGCCGACCGATCTGAAATAGCCGCGTCAAAGCGGGTGAAATACCCAACTCGCGTTCCGACGCGCGCGCCGAACGTCAGTCCCCGCTGTTCGACACGGCGTCGCAGCCCTTCGAACCCGACGAAGTGCGGGTCGGGGAGAGACTCACCGATGACGAGTCGACCGTCGGGTTTCAAAACCCGCTCGAGTTCGTCGAGGGCTCGCTCTTGGTCAGGAATTTCCCCGAGGACTAAGATCAGATACGCAGCGTCGAACGTGTCGTCCGGATACGGAAGCGATCGTGCGTCGCTGCGGATCGGTTCGACGTTCGGGTTCCCTTCCTGTCGCATTCGCGTTCGGACGTGTTCGACCATCTCCGATTGGACGTCCACGGCGTGCAGTGTCCCCGACGGTTCGATTGCCCGTGCGACCATCCCGGTATAGTAGCCGGTTCCCGGTCCGACCTCGAGAAGACGTTCACTGGGCTGGGGCTTGAGTACGTCGCGCAGCCGGGAGCGAGTAATGACCGGACGCGGGAAGTTGATCGCGTGGCGCTGGGCGTACGGGCACGGTGATGGGTTCGATCGCCACCGAAGGGCGTATCCGAGTCCGGCGAGCAGCGTGAGTCCGAGCAGGGCGGCGATCGCTCGTACGGTACGACGAGAAACCATAGTACTCCCTTCATCGTGGACGGACTACAGTCTTCCTCAACTGACGCACGTGCTGCAGGCTTGCTGGTGCTACCCCAACTACGACCGTTCTCGAAATCAGTCGTACAGTATGTCCTATACGCTTCGTACACAAGTCGAAGGCGAGTTTGACGACATCGTCGAGAAAACGATCGACACCCTTGAGGACGAGGGGTTCGGCGTGCTCTGCGATATCGACGTCCGGGAAACGCTGAAAAAGAAACTCGACGAGGACTTCCGGCAGTATAGAATCCTGGGTGCGTGCAATCCGCAGTTGGCCCATCAGGGACTCGAGCACGATCTCGAACTCGGGACGTTGCTCCCGTGTAACGTCGTCGTGTACGACGATGACGACGGCGTCGTCGTTAGCGCGGTCGACCCGCAGCGTCTGATTGGTGTCGCTGACGACGACGAACTCGACCCGATCGGTGACGATGCTTACGAACGCTTCGAACGCGTTCTCGAGTCGTTATAGTTCGGGTCCGGTGCAGCCATTCATGATCGCTCCTGTCGTCCCAAGCGAAGGGCGAATTTCACAAAGAAAACAGGGCAGGAGGTGACTGGAAGGATTCCAATGGAGAAGACGTGCCACGGAACCGATGATCGACCGTACAGAACCGATTCGAGTCTGACTGCGCGAACTAGGCCGCGCAGTTATTTGGCCCTAACTCGAGTTCCGTCGCCTCGGACTCGTCCTCAGGTGGCTCCGAACCCGTGTTGATCTCGATCACGCGCTCGTAGTTCGGTGGCTTGTCGGGCGCATTGTCGACCAATCGGTCCACGAACTCGTCCTCGTCCAGTCCCAGCAGGTCGAGGTCGTCGCGGAGGTCACCTAGTCGAGCGCTGATCAGTTCGCCAGGCGAGCCGACCTCGTATTGGTTGTCCTCCGTGACCGACACGTGGCCCGGAAGGATCCGCGTCTCCTCCGGTAACTCGAGGATGGTGTCGTGAATCGATTCGTATAGCAGTTCGGCGCCGCTTGCCGCATCTTCATCGCCGAACTGAAGCTCCGTCCGTCCGACGGACTCGACGAACAGCGTGTCGCCGGTCAGCAGCGCCTCGCCATCGACGAGATAGTTGACCATCTCGGTCGTGTGCCCTGGCGTATGTAGCGTTTCGATCTCGATCCCGCCGAGTTCGATCGTCTCGCCGTCGGTGAGGGGTTCGTAGTCGTACTCGACGCCCCGCTCGCTCGCGTGTTCTCCAAGATGGTAGGGGACGTCCAGCTCCGCCGCCAGTTTCGGTCCGCCCGAGATGTGGTCGGCGTGGACGTGAGTGTCGAGGACGCGCTCGATCGTGAGTCCGGCCTCCTCGGCGACGATCTTGAACTGATCTGTTTGTCTGGTCGGATCGATGACGACCGCCGATTCGCTACGTTTCGATCCGACGATGTAACCGAGACAACCCTTTGCCCGTCGCTGCAGTTGAAGGATAACGAGGTCGTCGTTTTCGGTCTCGACAGGAACGACCTCGTAGACTTTGCTCCAATCCTCCATACCGCCCTTCACGACGGACACGTCGTCGTAGCCGTGTTGCTCGAGTTCGAAGCTGAACGGCGTCGATGTAAGCCCCTTTCCACAGATCGCGACTACTGTATCTCCGTCTTTGGCCTCCTCAACGCGCTCGAGTTCCTCGTCCCCGAACTCGTTGCCCGGACCGAACGGGATGTTCTCGGCGCCGTGAATACGCCAGCCTTCGTAACTATCTTCAGGGCGCGTATCGACGAGCGTGAACGACTCGTTTGAGTCAATCATATCCGCGAGCCGTTCAGGGGAAATTTGGTTCACCATTGGAATCACCTTACAATACTATCTGGTGCGAGGCCGCCGATAGTTCTCATCCCTGCATAGGCATCCTCGGCTACCGGTATGGATTTCGTCCGCTCTCGGGGAAGCGGGTCCTGGTTGGGATTAACCGCGTCTCGCAGTACTCATCTCCGCCGGCGTAATCAACACCCGGTTGGACGTACGGGTATGGTCCGTCAGCGGGCGTATTCTGGACCCATCCGCCGTTGTCGGGCGTCTGGACGAGCGTCGTCTCCTCGTAATCGATCGGCGAGTAGTCCTCGAGGTAGTCGACGACAACGTCAACCGGAACGATGCCGTCTTCAATGTCGATATCTTGGAACGGGAAGCCGCAGTTTCCGAGATCACGTTCGGGATCACCGGGACGGGTAAACGTCGCGATCGAGTAGCGCGCTTCGGGATCGATCGGTTCCCCGTCGACGACGAGATCGACGAGTCTGCGTTCGCGTTTCGCGGTCGGATCGATGATCACCTCCACGTTCGAAGAGTAGTTCCGGACACGACCGTCCTCTTGCTCGTAAACGTACGGTGTGAAGTTGTCAGTGAGGAACGCCTCCATGTGGTTCAGCAGCTGCTGACCGTACGCTTCGCCGCGGGCCACTGGTGCGGTCATCGGAAACGCTTGATATAGGTGCTCGAGCGTTATCTCGCCGGCGGGAACTGCTGGACCGTAACGGAAGCCGTGGGTGACCGCTAATTCGGTGCCGAAGTACGTTCGTAGTGCGTCGGCGAACAGCGCGTTCCAGTCGCTCTCGAGGAACGATTGTCGATCGAGCGACGCCTCCGTCCTCCCGACGACTGTGTCCAGCGGCCGCTCGAGGGTTCCGTCCCCTCGCTCGTAGGAAGTTTCGTCGTCGAAGAACGGCGATCGAATATCCGCAACCGTCCGTTCGGCCATCGGTGCCGGGTCGGATGTGTAGTCGTGGTCTTCGGCGAGACAATAGAGGATGTGGCGAAATGCGACGCCGTCGTCATCGATGTGGAGGTCCACGCGTCCAAGTCCGTCGCCCGTTCCTGATTCGACGACGAGCGTCTCCGTCTTATCGATCAGGATCGGATCGTGAGTGTACTCGTGAGTATGCGCACTGAACAGAACATCGATACTCTCGATGTCCTTCGCCGCTTGGACGGCCCACGGCAGTCCGATCTCGGTGACCGCGAGGACGACATCGGCACCCTCGTTGCGTACGGATTCTGCGGCTTCCTCGAGCAACGCTGGGTGTTTTCCGAACCGGTACTTTCCCTCATGGAACGCCGGCGCCATACGGTCGACGTAGACGTTCGTCATCCCGACGATTCCGACGTCGACGCCGTTCGCACGTTCAATCGTGTAGGGGTCGAACAGCAACCCGTCCGCATCTGGCCCGTAGAGGTTGTTCGCTAACACCTGCGCCTCGAGTTCGTCCATCAGGTTCCGCAGGTTCCTGTCCTCGGCGGCCTCGTTCCCAAAGTCCCAGTTCCCCGGAACGTACACGTCCGGATCGACGTGCTCGGTTATCGGTTCTAGCATCGCCCTGCCCTTCGTGTACGTCGTCACCGCGGTGCCGTGGAACGTGTCGCCGCTCATCAGCGTAAGCGTCTCATCGGTAGCCGAGCGGATCTCTTTGAGTTTGCCGGCTAACAGCGGGATCCCGCCGCCGCGCCGGAGGATCCGGTCGTTGCCACCGAAGTCGAAATCGGGGCTCGATTCGGGATTATCGTAGTAGACGTGATATTCGGGAACGAGCTGGCCGTGCAGGTCGCTGACGTGGAGACAGACTACGTCCGGTACTTGTCCCTGATCGCGGTCAGCCGCGTCCGATCCGTCGAGCCGTTTCCACTCCTTCATGTATTCCGTGTCGAGATCCATGCGATGCTCTTTCACCACCTACGAGAGCATGTACTCAAGCCGTTACCCTGCATTGTGCTCCCGCGATTCCCACTCTTGCTCCAGTCCGTCGAGCAGTCGATCGATGTCGTTTGCAGTATTGACTGCGTGGACGGACGCTCGAACGGCGGTCGGAGATGGCAGTGCTCGAACGACGATCCCGTCGGCAGCCAGCCGTTCGACCGTCGTCGCCGGATCGTCAACATCGATGGTCACGAGCCCCGACTCCGGCACTGAGGGGCTGAGAAGACGGTCAACGGGGACACCGTCTACTAGTCGACCGGCGAGACGGCGGACGCGGTCTTCGATCTGGTCGATCCCGACTTCATCGATCACGTTGATTGCTTCCCGGAGCGCGACGTGGGGTGCCGGGTTCGCTGACCCAACTTCGAACCGACGTGCGCCGGCTGCGTACTTGTAGGGATCGTCGGATGGCGTCTCGACGCTTCGATAGCCGACCGTTCGCGGCTCGAAACCCTCAGCGACGTCACGGTCGACGTAGAGGAAGCCGCCGCCCCACAGCCCGAGCAGCCACTTATGGCCGGCAGCAGCGACCGCATCAGCACCCCACTCCGCGACGTTCATTGGTAGTTGTCCGGGGACCTGTACGGCGTCGACGAGCGCAAGCGCACCAGCGTCGTGGGCGATATCAACCAGTTTCCCTACCGGAAGCTGCGTCCCGTGGGTCCACGTGACCGCGCTGAAGCAGGCGACTCTGGCATCCGTGACGGCCTCGGCGAAACGCTCGAGATCGATGCGGCCGTCCTCGGTCTCGACGATTCGAACCTCGACGCCTTCCCGCTCGAGGCGTTGCCACGGGAGGATTCCGGCGGGATGCTCGAGGTCCGTCCGCACGACGATGTCGCCGGGCTGCCAGTCGATCGCGTTGGCGACGGCGTTGATCCCAGCCGTCGTACTCTCGGTGAGCGCGATCTCGTCCGGGTTGGCGCCGACAAACGACCCGACCCGCTCTCGAGTCCGGTCAAACGCTCGGAACGCCGTCTCGTAGGGGTGGTCGCCAACCGGTGACTCGTACTCGTGCTCGCGGACGAACTCGTCGGCGGCATCGACGACATATTTCGGACTTGGACCGTGAGCGCCGAAGTTGAGATAGGTTCCCTCCTGTAAGGCAGGGATATCCGCCCTGAACTCGGTCGGCGTCATCGTCGGACTCGATTGCATACGGTATCTTACGAACGCAGTAGATAATATTCTTGGGTTTACTATGAAATACTGAGAGCAGTCGCCGTGAACGAGCAATTCACCGACGAGTAACGGGGGTTGCAAGAAACCGGTCCCCAGCCCCATCTCGAACACTTCGTTCATCCGGAGAACCGTTCCTGGCGATTCGGCAACAACTATCGTGACCACTGAACGTTATTGCACACCTGATCGGAGGCGACAGTATTATATTATATTGGGACTATAGTACAATACATGTCTGAACTAGGAGGCGACGACACTGGGGAACAATTGGGAATCGTACTCGAAACCAGCGACCCCGAACGCGCGTGGAACGCCTTTCGTCTTGGAATCACCGCACTAGAGAACGGAAACGACGTGTCAGTGTTCCTGCTCGGCGACGGTGTCGAAGCCGAGGAGATCACGGACGATCAGTTCGACGTACGGAATCGAATGGAGGAGTTTGACGAGGCCGGCGGGGAGTTGCTGGCCTGTGGCACCTGTCTGGACATCCGAAACAGCGATGGGAGCGAGGTCTGCCCAATCTCGACGATGAACGATCTCCTTGAGGTCGTGACGACTGCCGATCGAGTGCTGACGATCGGATAGTGATCGGTTCCGGATACCCTGCACAGCGGAGCGCTCGAGCGTCGGAGTGCTATCCGGATGGATCCATCCTGTCGACTGCAGACGCCCATACTTCGGGCAGGCGCGCGTACACCATCGCGTTCCCGATGAGCGCGTCGACGGTCGTGTACTCGTCGACCGCGTGGACGGTATCCGTCGCGAGCGCGAACTCTACCGTCGGAACGCCGGCGTTTCGAAGTGTCTTCGCGTCGCCGCCGCCGGTCGCGACGAGGAGGTCGTCGTAGGGCTGTTCGTCCGTCTCGTCGCAGGTCTCGACCGTCACCGTCTGCGCGTCGAGATCGATACCGACGACCTCTGCGCTCATTCGCAGGTCGACATCCCGTCCCTCCCGGAACTCCTCGGGCGTCACGGTAACGAGGTCGTCCAGGTCGTCCACCGCGCCCTTCACGTAGTAGGGCATCCCGCAGGCGGCGTAGGAGACCCACTCCCCTTTCTCGAAGACGATCACCTCCCGCTCGGGATCCTCGCGTTTCGCCTTGCTCGCGGCGCTCATTCCCGCGGCGTCACCGCCGATAACGACGAATGTCTCAGTCATACGTGAGGAATAGGACGGTAGCGCCTAAGGTATTTCTGTATATACCCAATACTATACAAACTAATACAGATATTGCTTCGATAGCATCTCTCGTCACGAGTCTCTGTTCGACGAGTTCGGTACGGTCTCCAATGTCACGATCAGTGTGGAAGCGTCCACCGCTTGCGTCGATGGATTACTCGAGGTCAGCGTTTCGCTCCACACTCGGGGACCGCTGCGCTTCCCGGTCCGCGTCACGGGCCGAACACGAACAGTTCGAGCGCACTCGGATCAGTAGCGCGATGACGCCGAGCACTGCGAAGATCACCGCTCCCTGTACGACTCCAGCGATCATTCCGACTGACGTCCCGCCGGCGATGGCGGCGGTCCCCGGTCCGATACAACAGAGGCTCGCGAGCCCTGCCAGCCCGAGCAGCGATTGACTGGAAACGTCCGAACTCATACGTGAATTTGAGGACAGAAGGGAATATGTGTTCGGTCGATTTTCCGAGTCAGCGATTGCGGTCTCAAACTGACCGCCCGCCCGATATCCCTCTGCTACGTGCCCACTCGCTTGTCGAACGATGCAGGAGGCTCCTACACGCGATTCGTCCGCCCGGTTTTCGCTGGAGCAGCGCACGGTAGTGTACTCCCACGAATCGACGGTTGTCCCGTAACGGTCGACGGTGGAACCCAGAACTGATTTTTGTGGTGAGCCCAATACTATACACGAATGACGCTACCAATCGATCCCAGTCAAATCGATCCGGACGACATCGGTGCGAAACAGACGACCCTCGAGATGGACCACGAGGAGGCGATCGAGCGCGTCCGCGAGGTATTCACCGACGCGGGGTTCGGCGTTCCCGTCGAGTTCTCGCCGTCGGAACTGCTCAACGAGAAGGTCGATGCCGACCGCGACCCCTACTACGTCCTCGGTGCGTGTAATCCGTCGGTCGCCGACCGGGCACTCGAGGCGACCGACGGGAAACTCGGTGCGCTGTTCCCGTGTAACGTCGTCGTCTGGGAGGAAGAACCCGGTCAACAGCGCGTCTACCACGTCTCGATCATGCGGATCGCGCGGCTCGTCGGAATAGCATCGAACGACGACGAGATGGAAGACATCGTGGCGGAGACCGGCGAACTGGTCGATACTGCGTTCGAGGACCTGTAACCATGGGATATCACACGTTCGACGCCGAGCGAGCGGACAAGTTAGAGGTGGCCGGACGGCGCTATCGGTTCGTCTCGGCCGAGGAGCTGCTGTGGGCGCTCTCGCTCTCGCCGGACGACACCGTCGCTGACCTCGGCAGTGGGACCGGCTTTTTCACCGACGACGTCGCACCACACGCCGGCGAGGTCTACGCGGTCGACGTTCAGGAGGAGATGCACGAGTACTACCGGGAGAAGGGCGTCCCGGAGAACGTCGATCTCGTGACCAGCGACGTGAGCGACCTGCCGTTCGACGACGGCGGCGTCGATGCCGCGTTCTCGACGATGACCTACCACGAGTTCTCGAGTGACGCGGCGCTGGCCGAAATTCGCCGGGTCCTCGCTGCCGACGGCCGACTCGTCGTCGTCGATTGGGCAGCCACCGGAACCGGCGAGAACGGGCCGCCGGTCGACGAGCGCTACAGCGCCGACGAGGCGGCGGACGCCCTCCGCGAGGTCGGGTTCGCCATCGAACACGAGGCCGTCCGACCGGAGACCTTCCTGCTGATCGCGACGCTCGAGTAAGGGTGGAATCGGTGTCCTGACCGGAACAGGGACGAGTATTCTTCCCTTGAAAGAGAATTACGCGTCTCTGATCCGTTCGATCGCCTCGTCGAAGCGCTCGATGGGCTGTGCGCCGACGAGCGTCCCGACGGATTCGGAGTCCGGATCGAAGACGGAGAATGTCGGCGTCCCCCCAACGCCAAACGAGCGTGCTTGCTCGCTATCCGCGTTGATCTCGTCTTCGAGCGCCGATCGTCGATCGTCGAGACACGACTCGAGCGAGTCGGCGTCGACGCCGTCGACCGAGCGCGTGTACTCGAGGAGATTCTCGGCTGTGGCCCAGCCGGAGTTCTTCTCTCCCTGTTCCTCGAAGATCGCCGCATGCCAGTCCCAGTACGTCGATGGGTCGGCGTCGCGAACCTGGTCCCATACGCACTTGCCGCCGATCGCGGCCGTCATCGAGTCAGCACCGAAGTACGGCAGCGAGATGAATATGATTCGGACCGTACCCTGTTCGACGTACTTTCGAATGAGGTCGGGGAGCGTCTCCCGTTCGAACTGTTCGCAGAACGGACACTGGAAGTCCGTCCAGTAGTAGATATCGAGCGGTGCATCGGACGCACCCATAATCGGCTTCCCCTGCAATTCGACGCCGAGGTTCGATGTCTCGTCGCTCGAGTGAAACGACGGGGAGAGGTCGTGAGCTGCGTCGTCGGATCGTGTGAGATAGTAAGCACCGCCGACGCTGAGAGTTCCAACGAGACCCGTAACG includes the following:
- a CDS encoding NAD(P)/FAD-dependent oxidoreductase encodes the protein MNEETDTIADVRNVVIVGSGVAGLSAAVYAARADLEPLVLEGPEPGGQLTLTTDVENYLGFPEGVGGMELIQNGKDQAERFGAEFTHGTVENAMLAERPFELELSNGDTLQTRALIVASGASARWVGAENEDELMGYGLSTCATCDGAFHRGDDVLVIGGGDSAMEEALFLAKFANNVTIVHRREELRASEIMADRARDNETIEFRWNTELEAIHGSQEEGVTSATLVSHPDGYPAKKAATGVDVDRESVDVGGVFYAIGHTPNTEFLGGTTVNRDESGYLYTRTDDAGRATTETAVEGVFAAGDVADPHYQQAVTAAGTGSMAALDAEAHLETLERTEEAAFEIPL
- the trxA gene encoding thioredoxin yields the protein MATDARGASGESLDEPIYIEGRSHLEDVTTAHDVVLVDFYADWCGPCQMLNPVLEQLADTTEAVIAKVDVDEHQQLAGSFGVRGVPTLALFADGEQVEQQSGALPEDRLRSLIERYTE
- a CDS encoding class I SAM-dependent methyltransferase, encoding MVSRRTVRAIAALLGLTLLAGLGYALRWRSNPSPCPYAQRHAINFPRPVITRSRLRDVLKPQPSERLLEVGPGTGYYTGMVARAIEPSGTLHAVDVQSEMVEHVRTRMRQEGNPNVEPIRSDARSLPYPDDTFDAAYLILVLGEIPDQERALDELERVLKPDGRLVIGESLPDPHFVGFEGLRRRVEQRGLTFGARVGTRVGYFTRFDAAISDRSADSVE
- a CDS encoding DUF302 domain-containing protein, with the translated sequence MSYTLRTQVEGEFDDIVEKTIDTLEDEGFGVLCDIDVRETLKKKLDEDFRQYRILGACNPQLAHQGLEHDLELGTLLPCNVVVYDDDDGVVVSAVDPQRLIGVADDDELDPIGDDAYERFERVLESL
- a CDS encoding rhodanese-like domain-containing protein produces the protein MVNQISPERLADMIDSNESFTLVDTRPEDSYEGWRIHGAENIPFGPGNEFGDEELERVEEAKDGDTVVAICGKGLTSTPFSFELEQHGYDDVSVVKGGMEDWSKVYEVVPVETENDDLVILQLQRRAKGCLGYIVGSKRSESAVVIDPTRQTDQFKIVAEEAGLTIERVLDTHVHADHISGGPKLAAELDVPYHLGEHASERGVEYDYEPLTDGETIELGGIEIETLHTPGHTTEMVNYLVDGEALLTGDTLFVESVGRTELQFGDEDAASGAELLYESIHDTILELPEETRILPGHVSVTEDNQYEVGSPGELISARLGDLRDDLDLLGLDEDEFVDRLVDNAPDKPPNYERVIEINTGSEPPEDESEATELELGPNNCAA
- a CDS encoding bifunctional UDP-sugar hydrolase/5'-nucleotidase; amino-acid sequence: MDLDTEYMKEWKRLDGSDAADRDQGQVPDVVCLHVSDLHGQLVPEYHVYYDNPESSPDFDFGGNDRILRRGGGIPLLAGKLKEIRSATDETLTLMSGDTFHGTAVTTYTKGRAMLEPITEHVDPDVYVPGNWDFGNEAAEDRNLRNLMDELEAQVLANNLYGPDADGLLFDPYTIERANGVDVGIVGMTNVYVDRMAPAFHEGKYRFGKHPALLEEAAESVRNEGADVVLAVTEIGLPWAVQAAKDIESIDVLFSAHTHEYTHDPILIDKTETLVVESGTGDGLGRVDLHIDDDGVAFRHILYCLAEDHDYTSDPAPMAERTVADIRSPFFDDETSYERGDGTLERPLDTVVGRTEASLDRQSFLESDWNALFADALRTYFGTELAVTHGFRYGPAVPAGEITLEHLYQAFPMTAPVARGEAYGQQLLNHMEAFLTDNFTPYVYEQEDGRVRNYSSNVEVIIDPTAKRERRLVDLVVDGEPIDPEARYSIATFTRPGDPERDLGNCGFPFQDIDIEDGIVPVDVVVDYLEDYSPIDYEETTLVQTPDNGGWVQNTPADGPYPYVQPGVDYAGGDEYCETRLIPTRTRFPESGRNPYR
- a CDS encoding aminotransferase class V-fold PLP-dependent enzyme, whose protein sequence is MQSSPTMTPTEFRADIPALQEGTYLNFGAHGPSPKYVVDAADEFVREHEYESPVGDHPYETAFRAFDRTRERVGSFVGANPDEIALTESTTAGINAVANAIDWQPGDIVVRTDLEHPAGILPWQRLEREGVEVRIVETEDGRIDLERFAEAVTDARVACFSAVTWTHGTQLPVGKLVDIAHDAGALALVDAVQVPGQLPMNVAEWGADAVAAAGHKWLLGLWGGGFLYVDRDVAEGFEPRTVGYRSVETPSDDPYKYAAGARRFEVGSANPAPHVALREAINVIDEVGIDQIEDRVRRLAGRLVDGVPVDRLLSPSVPESGLVTIDVDDPATTVERLAADGIVVRALPSPTAVRASVHAVNTANDIDRLLDGLEQEWESREHNAG
- a CDS encoding DsrE family protein, encoding MSELGGDDTGEQLGIVLETSDPERAWNAFRLGITALENGNDVSVFLLGDGVEAEEITDDQFDVRNRMEEFDEAGGELLACGTCLDIRNSDGSEVCPISTMNDLLEVVTTADRVLTIG
- a CDS encoding DUF302 domain-containing protein, giving the protein MTLPIDPSQIDPDDIGAKQTTLEMDHEEAIERVREVFTDAGFGVPVEFSPSELLNEKVDADRDPYYVLGACNPSVADRALEATDGKLGALFPCNVVVWEEEPGQQRVYHVSIMRIARLVGIASNDDEMEDIVAETGELVDTAFEDL
- a CDS encoding class I SAM-dependent methyltransferase; the protein is MGYHTFDAERADKLEVAGRRYRFVSAEELLWALSLSPDDTVADLGSGTGFFTDDVAPHAGEVYAVDVQEEMHEYYREKGVPENVDLVTSDVSDLPFDDGGVDAAFSTMTYHEFSSDAALAEIRRVLAADGRLVVVDWAATGTGENGPPVDERYSADEAADALREVGFAIEHEAVRPETFLLIATLE
- a CDS encoding thioredoxin domain-containing protein, with the protein product MSLDQPSRRALVTGLVGTLSVGGAYYLTRSDDAAHDLSPSFHSSDETSNLGVELQGKPIMGASDAPLDIYYWTDFQCPFCEQFERETLPDLIRKYVEQGTVRIIFISLPYFGADSMTAAIGGKCVWDQVRDADPSTYWDWHAAIFEEQGEKNSGWATAENLLEYTRSVDGVDADSLESCLDDRRSALEDEINADSEQARSFGVGGTPTFSVFDPDSESVGTLVGAQPIERFDEAIERIRDA